In the Gymnogyps californianus isolate 813 chromosome 3, ASM1813914v2, whole genome shotgun sequence genome, one interval contains:
- the INSM1 gene encoding LOW QUALITY PROTEIN: insulinoma-associated protein 1 (The sequence of the model RefSeq protein was modified relative to this genomic sequence to represent the inferred CDS: inserted 1 base in 1 codon; deleted 1 base in 1 codon): MAPARLKAAAAAPRAERGACAARRRRGGGTKMPRGFLVKRSRRPTPVSYRARCCREAAVGSPLPAGGAPPPACPAAQPPLPPPRDSPPPAVPFGTPDAAVQALYSPTRPVSRDKYLERSFSLGSPVSAESFPAPAVPGTMDPLLFAPAELKLWAAAGHAEPPAGHAAAGTGPGPGGAPVPPAPAAPPASGRPPPAKRPPGAAEPGRQKAPSGKKAKAIRKLTFEDEVTTSPVLGLRIKEGPVEAPAKARGGCARPLGEFICQLCKEEYGDPFALAQHRCSRIVRVEYRCPECDKVFSCPANLASHRRWHKPRPPAAKGGPEAGRAPAEEPPKEVGGGGGSAXERDTPSPGGASEAGSEEGLFECPRCAKRFRRQAYLRKHLLGHPAPAPGPAPGPAPAPEPATEEPPAPPPAECRLCPVCGETFPSKSSQERHLRLLHAAQVFPCKYCPATFYSSPGLTRHINKCHPSENRQVILLQVPLRPAC, from the exons ATGGCCCCGGCCCGCTtaaaggcggcggcggccgcgccgcgGGCAGAGCGAGGAGCgtgcgccgcg cgccgccggcgcgGAGGCGGCACGAAGATGCCGCGGGGCTTCTTGGTGAAGCGCAGCCGGCGGCCCACTCCCGTCTCCTACCGGGCGCGCTGCTGCCGCGAGGCCGCCGTCGGCTCGCCGCTCCCCGCTggcggcgccccgccgcccgcctgccccgccgcccAGCCGCCGCTACCGCCGCCGCGGGACTCGCCACCGCCGGCCGTGCCGTTCGGGACGCCCGATGCCGCCGTGCAGGCGCTGTACAGTCCTACACGGCCCGTCAGCAGGGACAAGTACCTGGAGCGCAGTTTCAGCCTGGGCTCACCCGTCTCAGCTGAGTCCTtccctgccccggctgtgcCCGGCACCATGGACCCGCTCCTCTTCGCCCCGGCCGAGCTCAAGCTCTGGGCCGCCGCTGGCCACGCGGAGCCGCCCGCCGGCCACGCCGCCGCTGGCACTGGTCCTGGTCCCGGTGGAGCCCCTGTACCACCCGCCCCAGCTGCACCGCCCGCCTCGGGCCGCCCACCGCCCGCCAAGCGCCCGCCGGGCGCCGCAGAGCCTGGCCGGCAGAAGGCCCCGTCGGGCAAGAAGGCAAAGGCGATCCGCAAGCTGACCTTTGAGGACGAGGTGACCACGTCGCCCGTGCTGGGGCTGCGCATCAAGGAGGGCCCGGTGGAGGCACCGGCCAAGGCGCGGGGTGGCTGTGCCCGGCCGCTGGGCGAGTtcatctgccagctctgcaagGAGGAGTACGGGGACCCCTTCGCGCTGGCGCAGCACCGCTGCTCCCGCATCGTCCGGGTGGAGTACCGCTGCCCCGAGTGCGACAAGGTCTTCTCCTGCCCCGCCAACCTCGCCTCGCACCGCCGCTGGCATAAGCCGCGCCCGCCCGCTGCCAAGGGTGGCCCCGAGGCGGGCAGGGCGCCGGCGGAGGAGCCGCCGAAGGAGGTGGGTGGCGGCGGTGGCAGCG GCGAGCGGGACACGCCGAGCCCCGGTGGCGCCTCGGAGGCGGGCTCCGAGGAGGGGCTCTTTGAGTGCCCCCGCTGTGCCAAGCGGTTCCGCCGGCAAGCCTACCTGCGCAAGCACCTGCTGGGCCACCCGGCACCAGCACCGGGACCCGCACCGGGACCCGCACCGGCCCCGGAGCCCGCCACCGAGGagccgcccgcgccgccgcctgCCGAGTGCCGCCTATGCCCCGTCTGCGGGGAGACCTTCCCCAGCAAGAGCAGCCAGGAGCGGCACCTCCGCCTCCTGCACGCCGCCCAGGTCTTCCCCTGCAAGTACTGCCCGGCCACCTTCTACAGCTCGCCCGGCCTCACCCGGCACATCAACAAGTGCCACCCCTCCGAGAACAGGCAGGTCATCCTGCTCCAGGTGCCGCTGCGCCCCGCCTGCTAG